The following are from one region of the Anguilla rostrata isolate EN2019 chromosome 7, ASM1855537v3, whole genome shotgun sequence genome:
- the met gene encoding hepatocyte growth factor receptor — MTLCSPGTIHVLIVLLELWARARGECEDPLASSKLNLSVKYELLNFQADTPIQNLVAFDGRVYVGAVNRIYSLTEDLKELSEYKTGPIPVQDNCPPCQSCDNNANASSSLTVNNTNMALLVETYYDDELFSCGSVHSGVCHRHLLLDGPQQDAEVKCMYSPKTNGGRQGCPDCIASPSGTRVLNVESGGVVRFFVGNTVAPGDPAAPPQHTFSVRQMKETQDGFRFFSEQSYLDLAPQLRGSYPIRYVYAFESGPHVFFLTVQREDGASRSYHTRIVRTCSSDPELRRYVEMPFECILTEKRRRRSARVEVFNVLQAAHVAKAGRTLREEMGLQEGEDVLFAAFARSRQDSPDPTRSSAICVIALRDLNIFFRDFIQKCHTKSPQHFTGSDEKRCFNLTSTDDSSTCGKHGQGYQLEVTSTTKRLDYFNGQFNDVLLTSIAVAPMQDDTVASLGTSEGRVIQVVVSRSRQRVAHVNFRLDEGRVSPEVLLLPAPWPNASVLLVTGNKITKVPLAGPGCEQLWSCSSCLLAPAFMGCGWCGNRCSRSIQCPTSHWTEDSCPPTITKLSPSTTPVGGETKLTICGRDFGFNKSERFDARLIKIDVSGTPCNLDARESNGNRLVCTPGIAKAPLENRTISVHSGKELAQKEGFSLVNTVISEIFPEFGPKSGGTLLTIRGDFLDSGTQRRITVGNAECELQSVSRSALVCKTPPQSSPANQPVALEIDSAVRTAPVPFTYNEDPFISKFQPSRSFISGGSTVSVHGAYLHSALRPQMLITTQHGRKVLQVTCMQGEDKQVILCITPSLKALNLHPPIVTTVSFVLDGFSSREFQLMYVEDPRFEEFQKPTVTSKGNKNVLEIKVPRVDVDAVVQGEVLRVSNRTCEAVLLKGNTLECTLPSELQAGARELEVEWKQASSSVILGTVFLAQEQDYRPLIAGVVSISILLLLLLALLMWRRKKKHIKDLAEGMVWYDGRAHIPHLDMLANARSVSPTNEMVSHESVDYRTTLLEDQSMPLSQAIAPCRLPPYPLMDLSPMLSGGDPELATPLLPSAVQIDMASLHPELLKEVQHVVINPNDLLLHVNEVIGRGHFGCVYHGTLLAQDEVKLHCAVKSLNRITDMEEVEQFLKEGIIMKDFSHPNVLSLLGICLPPQGSPLVVLPYMKHGDLRNFIRDETHNPTVKDLMGFGLQVARGMEYLASKKFVHRDLAARNCMLDESYVVKVADFGLARDVYDKEYYSVHNKSGVKLPVKWMALESLQTHKFTSKSDVWSFGVLLWELMTRGAPPYSDVNSFDITVFLLQGRRLLQPEFCPDSLYNVMIECWHPKPQRRPTFSELVSRISAIFSSLSGEHYILLNTTYVNIDKVTPYPSLIPSQCSLDRTCCT, encoded by the exons ATGACGCTCTGCTCCCCGGGCACCATCCATGTCTTGATCGTCCTTCTGGAACTGTGGGCAAGGGCCAGGGGGGAGTGTGAGGACCCACTGGCCAGCTCTAAACTGAACCTCTCCGTGAAGTACGAGCTCCTGAACTTCCAAGCAGACACCCCCATCCAGAACCTGGTGGCGTTTGATGGGCGTGTGTACGTGGGGGCAGTCAACAGGATTTACTCTCTGACTGAGGACCTGAAGGAGCTCTCTGAGTACAAGACCGGACCTATCCCAGTGCAAGATAACTGTCCCCCATGCCAGAGCTGCGATAATAATGCTAATGCCTCGTCGAGCCTCACAGTGAACAACACCAACATGGCTCTGCTGGTGGAGACCTACTACGATGATGAGCTTTTCAGCTGCGGCTCCGTCCACAGTGGCGTCTGTCACCGGCACCTTCTGCTGGATGGCCCCCAACAGGATGCGGAGGTGAAGTGCATGTACTCACCCAAGACCAACGGGGGACGCCAAGGCTGCCCTGACTGCATTGCCAGTCCTTCTGGGACGCGGGTGCTGAATGTGGAGAGCGGGGGCGTGGTGAGGTTTTTTGTGGGGAACACGGTAGCCCCTGGTGACCCGGCGGCGCCCCCGCAGCACACGTTCTCAGTCCGGCAGATGAAGGAGACCCAAGACGGGTTTCGCTTCTTCTCAGAGCAGTCCTACCTGGACTTGGCTCCACAGCTGAGGGGCAGCTACCCAATCCGCTACGTGTACGCCTTCGAGAGCGGCCCGCACGTCTTCTTCCTCACCGTGCAGCGGGAGGACGGCGCGTCGCGCTCTTACCACACGCGCATCGTCCGCACCTGCTCCTCGGACCCGGAGCTGCGCCGCTACGTGGAGATGCCCTTCGAGTGCATCCTGACGGAGAAGCGGAGGCGGCGCTCGGCGCGGGTGGAGGTCTTCAACGTCCTGCAGGCCGCCCACGTGGCGAAGGCGGGGCGAACGCTGCGGGAGGAGATGGGCCTGCAGGAGGGCGAGGACGTGCTGTTCGCCGCCTTCGCCCGCAGCCGCCAGGACTCCCCGGACCCAACGCGCAGCTCCGCCATCTGCGTCATCGCGCTGAGAGACCTTAACATCTTCTTCAGGGACTTCATCCAGAAATGCCACACCAAGAGCCCCCAGCACTTCACCGGATCAGACGAGAAGCGCTGTTTCAACCTG ACTTCCACTGATGACTCCTCCACCTGTGGGAAGCACGGGCAAGGATACCAGCTGGAAGTCACCAGCACGACGAAGCGACTGGATTACTTCAACGGCCAGTTCAATGACGTCCTGCTCACTTCCATTGCCGTCGCCCCCATGCAGGATGACACCGTGGCCAGCCTGGGAACCTCTGAGGGTCGCGTCATCCAG GTGGTTGTTTCCCGGTCCAGACAAAGGGTGGCCCACGTGAACTTCCGACTGGACGAGGGGCGGGTGTCCCCTGAGGTGCTCCTCTTGCCCGCCCCATGGCCCAATGCCTCTGTATTGTTGGTGACGGGAAACAAG ATCACTAAAGTCCCCCTGGCGGGTCCGGGCTGTGAGCAGCTGTGGTCCTGCAGCTCCTGTCTCCTGGCTCCGGCCTTCATGGGGTGCGGCTGGTGCGGCAACCGCTGCTCCCGGTCCATTCAGTGCCCCACCTCGCATTGGACTGAGGATTCCTGTCCTCCCACCATCACCAAG CTTTCCCCTTCAACTACCCCTGTTGGAGGAGAGACAAAGCTAACCATCTGCGGGAGGGATTTTGGATTCAATAAGAGCGAGAGGTTTGATGCGAGGCTGATCAAAATCGACGTCAGTGGAACCCCGTGCAACCTAGACGCGCGGGAAAGCAACGGAAATCG GTTGGTTTGCACACCAGGCATAGCGAAGGCACCTCTAGAAAACCGCACCATCAGTGTACACAGCGGAAAGGAGCTGGCACAAAAAGAAGGCTTCTCATTGGTG AACACTGTTATCAGCGAAATCTTCCCAGAGTTTGGGCCAAAATCTGGAGGGACACTGCTGACCATTCGAGGAGACTTTTTGGACAGTGGGACCCAGAGACGCATCACTGTTGGAAATGCAGAATGCGAGCTGCAGAG cGTGTCCCGTAGTGCCTTGGTGTGTAAAACCCCACCCCAGTCCTCTCCTGCCAATCAGCCGGTCGCGCTGGAAATCGATTCGGCCGTCCGCACTGCACCCGTCCCCTTCACCTACAATGAGGATCCCTTTATCTCCAAATTCCAGCCGTCCCGATCCTTTATCAG TGGAGGAAGCACGGTGTCCGTGCACGGTGCCTACTTGCACTCCGCGCTCCGGCCGCAGATGCTCATCACCACGCAGCACGGCAGGAAGGTCCTCCAGGTG ACCTGCATGCAGGGTGAGGACAAGCAGGTGATCCTCTGCATCACCCCATCCCTGAAAGCCCTAAACCTCCACCCTCCCATCGTCACCACCGTCTCCTTCGTCCTGGATGGCTTCTCCTCCAGGGAGTTCCAGCTGATGTATGTGGAGGACCCCAGGTTCGAGGAGTTCCAGAAGCCCACCGTCACCTCCAAGGGCAACAAGAACGTTCTCGAGATCAAG GTCCCGCGGGTGGACGTGGATGCCGTGGTGCAGGGCGAGGTGCTTCGGGTGAGCAACCGCACCTGCGAGGCCGTCCTTCTGAAGGGCAACACGCTGGAGTGCACCCTCCCCTCAGAGCTGCAGGCCGGAGCCagggagctggaggtggag TGGAAGCAGGCAAGCTCCTCAGTGATCTTGGGCACGGTGTTCCTGGCGCAGGAGCAGGACTACAGGCCTCTCATTGCGGGCGTGGTCTCCATTAGcatcctcctcctgctcctccttgCCCTCCTCatgtggaggaggaagaagaaacaCATCAAGG ATTTAGCTGAGGGTATGGTTTGGTATGACGGAAGAGCGCACATTCCACATTTGGACATGTTGGCAAACGCCAGGAGTGTCAGTCCCACTAACGAAATGGTCTCCCACGAGTCTGTGGACTATAGAACGACATTGCTGGAGG ACCAGAGCATGCCCTTGTCCCAGGCGATTGCTCCCTGCAGGCTTCCTCCCTATCCCCTCATGGACCTGTCCCCCATGCTGTCAGGAGGGGACCCCGAACTGGCCACGCCCCTTCTGCCGTCTGCCGTCCAGATCGACATGGCCAGCCTGCACCCTGAGCTGCTCAAGGAAGTCCAGCATGTGGTCATCAACCCCAACGACCTGCTGCTGCATGTGAATGAGGTCATCGGGagag GGCATTTTGGCTGTGTTTACCATGGGACCCTCCTGGCCCAGGATGAAGTAAagctgcactgtgctgtcaAGTCCCTCAACC GCATCACAGACATGGAAGAGGTGGAGCAGTTCCTGAAGGAGGGCATCATTATGAAGGATTTCAGCCACCCCAATGTGCTATCGCTCCTGGGCATCTGCCTGCCCCCACAGGGCTCCCCGCTGGTGGTGCTGCCCTACATGAAGCATGGAGACCTGCGCAACTTCATCAGGGATGAAACACAT AATCCAACAGTGAAAGACCTCATGGGCTTTGGGCTCCAGGTGGCAAGGGGAATGGAGTACCTTGCTAGCAAGAAGTTTGTCCACAGAGACCTGGCAGCCAGGAACTGCAT GTTGGATGAGAGCTACGTAGTGAAGGTGGCCGATTTTGGGCTGGCTCGAGATGTGTACGACAAGGAGTACTACAGCGTGCACAACAAGAGTGGTGTCAAGCTCCCGGTCAAGTGGATGGCTCTGGAGAGCCTGCAGACACACAAGTTCACGTCTAAATCAGATGTG TGGTCTTTTGGTGTGTTGCTATGGGAACTAATGACACGAGGAGCTCCCCCATACTCTGATGTCAACTCCTTTGACATCACTGTATTCCTGCTGCAAGGCCGTAGATTGCTACAGCCGGAGTTctgtcctgactcact GTACAATGTAATGATTGAATGTTGGCACCCAAAACCACAGAGACGACCAACCTTCTCTGAGCTAGTGTCTCGGATCTCTGCCATATTCTCCAGTTTAAGTGGAGAGCACTACATCCTGCTGAACACCACCTATGTCAACATCGACAAGGTGACACCCTACCCCTCCCTCATCCCCTCTCAGTGCAGTCTGGATAGGACCTGCTGCACCTGA